AAGAGCGATCACCCATCTGGGTGGTCGCTCTTCGGCGTTCGAGGGGGCCGTGCGGCGACTGCCTTGCGCTGTAGGTCGCGACGAGTATGGTGATCTTCGTTCGTGCCTCCGGCCGCCCGTGACGGGCTGCAAGACAGGTCGCAAGTGACGGTGGCAGCACCTGGTTCGGGCTTGGGGGGCCTTGACGAACCGCACGCAGCGCGCAATTCTCAGGACGCGTCGTCACAACGATCCGGATCCGAGGCATGGATCGGCGGCGAAGAGGGCAGTATCGATGTGCATCGAGGGCGTGGCTTGCAGCAGGGGTTGAGAACAACGAGGGTCTTCAAAAACCCGCACTGGACATCAGTGGGCCTAGTGGCTACACTGACCCTTTGCGCTGCCTGTTAGCTGCCTCCTGCCCGTCACCAGGGGCATACCCTCGCTTGAGCACCGTGGATGGAACAGACTCTGACCTGGTCGTATTCGGCCGGTTCGGAAGACGTCCCTCCTGGTGCCCCGCTTGGGACCGGTACGCGCGTAGTGAGTCCGAGCCCTCGGAAGGACCCCCTCTTGGCCGCCTCGCGCACTGCCTCGACCGCGAATACGAACAACGGCGCCAGCACCGCCCCGCTGCGCATCTCCTTTGCAAAGATCAAGGAGCCCCTTGAGGTTCCGAACCTTCTTGCGCTGCAAACCGAAAGCTTTGACTGGCTGCTCGGCAACGACGCGTGGAAGGCTCGTGTCGAGGCGGCTCTGGACAGTGGACAGGACGTCCCCACGAAGTCCGGTCTGGAGGAGATCTTCGAGGAGATCTCCCCGATCGAGGACTTCTCCGGGTCGATGTCCCTGACGTTCCGCGACCACCGCTTCGAGCCTCCCAAGAACTCGATCGACGAGTGCAAGGAGCGCGACTTCACGTTCGCCGCACCGCTCTTCGTCACCGCCGAGTTCACCAACAACGAGACCGGCGAGATCAAGTCCCAGACCGTCTTCATGGGTGATTTCCCGCTCATGACGAACAAGGGCACCTTCGTCATCAACGGCACCGAGCGTGTCGTGGTGTCGCAGCTGGTCCGTTCGCCGGGTGTCTACTTCGACTCCTCCATCGACAAGACGTCCGACAAGGACATCTTCTCCGCGAAGGTCATCCCGTCCCGGGGTGCCTGGCTGGAGATGGAGATCGACAAGCGCGACATGGTCGGTGTCCGCATCGACCGCAAGCGCAAGCAGTCCGTCACCGTCCTGCTCAAGGCTCTCGGTTGGACGACCGAGCAGATCCTTGAGGAGTTCGGCGAGTACGAATCCATGCGCGCCACCCTGGAGAAGGACCACACCCAGGGCCAGGACGACGCGCTGCTCGACATCTACCGCAAGCTGCGTCCGGGCGAGCCGCCGACCCGTGAGGCCGCGCAGACGCTGCTTGAGAACCTCTACTTCAACCCCAAGCGCTACGACCTCGCGAAGGTCGGCCGCTACAAGGTCAACAAGAAGCTGGGCGGCGAAGCGCCGCTCGACGCCGGGATCCTGACCGTCGAGGACATCATCTCGTCGATCAAGTACCTGGTGAAGCTGCACGCCGGTGAGACCGAGACCGTCGGGAACAACGGCACCTCGATCGTCGTCGAGACCGACGACATCGACCACTTCGGCAACCGCCGTCTGCGCAACGTGGGCGAGCTCATCCAGAACCAGGTCCGTACGGGTCTGGCGCGTATGGAGCGAGTCGTCCGCGAGCGCATGACGACCCAGGACGTCGAGGCGATCACGCCGCAGACCCTGATCAACATCCGGCCGGTCGTCGCCTCCATCAAGGAGTTCTTCGGCACCAGCCAGCTGTCGCAGTTCATGGACCAGAACAACCCGCTCTCGGGTCTCACCCACAAGCGCCGTCTGTCGGCTCTTGGTCCGGGTGGTCTCTCCCGCGAGCGGGCCGGCTTCGAGGTCCGTGACGTGCACCCCTCGCACTACGGCCGCATGTGTCCGATCGAGACCCCCGAAGGCCCGAACATCGGCCTGATCGGCTCGCTCGCCTCCTACGGCCGGGTCAACGCGTTCGGCTTCGTCGAGACGCCGTACCGCCGGGTCACCGACGGTGTCGTCACCGACGAGGTCGACTACCTGACCGCCGACGAGGAGGACCGCTTCGTCATCGCGCAGGCCAACGCCGTGCTCAACGACGACATGCGGTTCAACGAGGCCCGTGTCCTGGTCCGCCGCCGTGGCGGAGAGGTCGACTACGTCCCCGGTGACGACGTCGACTACATGGACGTCTCGCCGCGCCAGATGGTGTCCGTCGCGACCGCGATGATCCCCTTCCTGGAGCACGACGACGCCAACCGTGCCCTCATGGGCGCGAACATGATGCGCCAGGCCGTGCCGCTGATCACCGCCGAGGCCCCCCTCGTCGGTACGGGCATGGAGTACCGCTGCGCCGTCGACGCCGGTGACGTCATCAAGGCCGAGAAGTCGGGTGTGGTCCAGGAGGTCTCCGCGGACTACGTCACGGTGGCCAACGACGACGGCACCTACACCACCTACCGGGTGGCCAAGTTCTCCCGCTCCAACCAGGGGACCTCGGTCAACCAGAAGGTCGTCGTCAACGAGGGCGACCGGGTCATCGAGCACCAGGTGCTCGCCGACGGCCCGGCCACCCAGGAAGGCGAGATGGCGCTGGGCAAGAACCTGCTCGTCGCCTTCATGCCCTGGGAGGGTCACAACTACGAGGACGCGATCATCCTGTCGCAGCGCCTCGTACAGGACGACGTCCTCTCCTCGATCCACATCGAGGAGCACGAGGTCGACGCCCGTGACACCAAGCTCGGCCCCGAGGAGATCACCCGGGACATCCCGAACGTCTCCGAGGAGGTCCTCGCCGACCTCGACGAGCGCGGCATCATCCGTATCGGTGCCGAGGTCGTCGCCGGCGACATCCTGGTCGGCAAGGTCACGCCCAAGGGTGAGACCGAGCTGACCCCGGAGGAGCGCCTGCTCCGCGCGATCTTCGGCGAGAAGGCGCGCGAGGTGCGCGACACCTCGCTGAAGGTGCCGCACGGCGAGATCGGCAAGGTCATCGGCGTCCGCGTCTTCGACCGTGAAGAGGGCGACGAGCTGCCGCCGGGCGTGAACCAGCTGGTTCGTGTCTACGTGGCGCAGAAGCGCAAGATCACGGACGGCGACAAGCTCGCCGGCCGGCACGGCAACAAGGGTGTCATCTCCAAGATCCTTCCGATCGAGGACATGCCCTTCCTTGAGGACGGCACGCCGGTCGACATCATCCTCAACCCGCTGGGTGTCCCGTCCCGAATGAACCCGGGACAGGTCCTGGAGATCCACCTCGGCTGGCTCGCCAGCCGCGGCTGGGACGTCTCCGGGCTCGGCGAGGAGTGGGCGCAGCGCCTCCAGGCCATCGAGGCCGACAAGGTGGAGCCCGGTACCAACGTCGCCACCCCCGTCTTCGACGGTGCGCGTGAGGACGAGCTGGCCGGTCTGCTGCAGCACACGATCCCGAACCGCGACGGCTCCCGCATGGTGCTCCCGACCGGTAAGGCGCCGCTGTTCGACGGCCGCTCCGGCGAGCCGTTCCCGGAGCCGGTCTCGGTCGGCTACATGTACATCCTCAAGCTCCACCACCTGGTCGACGACAAGCTGCACGCCCGTTCGACCGGTCCGTACTCGATGATCACCCAGCAGCCGCTGGGTGGTAAGGCCCAGTTCGGTGGCCAGCGATTCGGCGAGATGGAGGTGTGGGCGCTGGAGGCTTACGGCGCCGCCTACGCCCTCCAGGAGCTGCTGACCATCAAGTCCGACGACGTGACCGGCCGCGTGAAGGTCTACGAGGCCATCGTCAAGGGCGAGAACATTCCTGAGCCCGGCATTCCCGAGTCCTTCAAGGTGCTCATCAAGGAAATGCAGTCGCTCTGCCTCAACGTGGAGGTGCTGTCCTCGGACGGCATGTCCATCGAGATGCGCGACACGGACGAGGACGTCTTCCGCGCCGCGGAGGAGCTCGGTATCGACCTGTCCCGGCGCGAGCCGAGCAGCGTCGAAGAGGTCTGACGGGTCTGGCCGGGGCTCGCTGAACACGAGCCCCGGCTAACCAACCCCGGACCCCAGTCAGACCAGTGAAGAATCGACCCCGAAAGAGGGATTGACGACAAGTGCTCGACGTCAACTTCTTCGACGAGCTGCGGATCGGCCTTGCTACCGCTGACGACATTCGTCAGTGGTCCCACGGTGAGGTCAAGAAGCCGGAGACCATCAACTACCGCACCCTCAAGCCCGAAAAGGACGGACTCTTCTGCGAGAAGATCTTCGGTCCGACCCGGGACTGGGAGTGCTACTGCGGCAAGTACAAGCGCGTCCGCTTCAAGGGCATCATCTGCGAGCGCTGCGGCGTCGAGGTCACTCGCGCCAAGGTGCGTCGTGAGCGGATGGGCCACATCGAGCTGGCCGCTCCCGTCACCCACATCTGGTACTTCAAGGGCGTTCCGTCGCGTCTTGGCTACCTGCTCGACCTCGCCCCGAAGGACCTCGAAAAGGTCATCTACTTCGCGGCGTACATGATCACGTACGTGGACGACGAGCGTCGTACGCGTGACCTGCCCTCGCTGGAGGCGCACGTCTCCGTCGAGCGTCAGCAGGTCGAGAACCGTCGCGACTCCGACCTGGAGGCCCGCGCCAAGAAGCTCGAGACCGACCTGGCCGAGCTCGAGGCCGAGGGTGCCAAGGCCGACGTGCGCCGCAAGGTGCGCGAAGGCGCCGAGCGCGAGATGAAGCAGCTGCGCGACCGTGCGCAGCGCGAGATCGACCGTCTCGACGAGGTGTGGACCCGCTTCAAGAACCTCAAGGTCCAGGACCTCGAAGGTGACGAGCTGCTCTACCGCGAGCTGCGCGACCGCTTCGGTACGTACTTCGACGGTTCGATGGGTGCCGCGGCGCTGCAGAAGCGCCTGGAGTCCTTCGACCTCGACGAGGAGGCCGAGCGCCTCCGCGAGATCATCCGTAC
This sequence is a window from Streptomyces ortus. Protein-coding genes within it:
- the rpoB gene encoding DNA-directed RNA polymerase subunit beta, which translates into the protein MAASRTASTANTNNGASTAPLRISFAKIKEPLEVPNLLALQTESFDWLLGNDAWKARVEAALDSGQDVPTKSGLEEIFEEISPIEDFSGSMSLTFRDHRFEPPKNSIDECKERDFTFAAPLFVTAEFTNNETGEIKSQTVFMGDFPLMTNKGTFVINGTERVVVSQLVRSPGVYFDSSIDKTSDKDIFSAKVIPSRGAWLEMEIDKRDMVGVRIDRKRKQSVTVLLKALGWTTEQILEEFGEYESMRATLEKDHTQGQDDALLDIYRKLRPGEPPTREAAQTLLENLYFNPKRYDLAKVGRYKVNKKLGGEAPLDAGILTVEDIISSIKYLVKLHAGETETVGNNGTSIVVETDDIDHFGNRRLRNVGELIQNQVRTGLARMERVVRERMTTQDVEAITPQTLINIRPVVASIKEFFGTSQLSQFMDQNNPLSGLTHKRRLSALGPGGLSRERAGFEVRDVHPSHYGRMCPIETPEGPNIGLIGSLASYGRVNAFGFVETPYRRVTDGVVTDEVDYLTADEEDRFVIAQANAVLNDDMRFNEARVLVRRRGGEVDYVPGDDVDYMDVSPRQMVSVATAMIPFLEHDDANRALMGANMMRQAVPLITAEAPLVGTGMEYRCAVDAGDVIKAEKSGVVQEVSADYVTVANDDGTYTTYRVAKFSRSNQGTSVNQKVVVNEGDRVIEHQVLADGPATQEGEMALGKNLLVAFMPWEGHNYEDAIILSQRLVQDDVLSSIHIEEHEVDARDTKLGPEEITRDIPNVSEEVLADLDERGIIRIGAEVVAGDILVGKVTPKGETELTPEERLLRAIFGEKAREVRDTSLKVPHGEIGKVIGVRVFDREEGDELPPGVNQLVRVYVAQKRKITDGDKLAGRHGNKGVISKILPIEDMPFLEDGTPVDIILNPLGVPSRMNPGQVLEIHLGWLASRGWDVSGLGEEWAQRLQAIEADKVEPGTNVATPVFDGAREDELAGLLQHTIPNRDGSRMVLPTGKAPLFDGRSGEPFPEPVSVGYMYILKLHHLVDDKLHARSTGPYSMITQQPLGGKAQFGGQRFGEMEVWALEAYGAAYALQELLTIKSDDVTGRVKVYEAIVKGENIPEPGIPESFKVLIKEMQSLCLNVEVLSSDGMSIEMRDTDEDVFRAAEELGIDLSRREPSSVEEV